From one Luteipulveratus mongoliensis genomic stretch:
- a CDS encoding glycerophosphodiester phosphodiesterase: MGPTLTGRPPQVVAHRGSSAAEPEHTLAAYRRAIAEGADAVECDVRLTADGELVCIHDRTVDRTSDGRGVVSELSYGDLLALDFGQGRGPTSEILLLRDLLTLLLEAPRRVDIAIETKHPVKQGWHLEESLVSVLQDLGLDAPEPHQPHVRVMSFSVRAVRRIGRLLPGLPRVLLCELGINPAVRAGRLPDGVPIVGISASLLRRDPDIVVRHHARGHQVHVYTVDRAEDVERCLRSGVDAIITNRPALIRAAVDAAS; this comes from the coding sequence GTGGGGCCAACACTGACCGGGCGTCCTCCTCAGGTGGTCGCACACCGCGGTTCCAGTGCGGCCGAGCCCGAGCACACCCTGGCCGCCTATCGCCGAGCGATCGCCGAAGGCGCCGATGCGGTCGAGTGCGACGTACGCCTGACCGCCGACGGTGAACTCGTCTGCATCCACGACCGCACGGTCGACCGCACATCGGACGGGCGCGGTGTCGTGTCCGAGCTGTCGTACGGCGACCTGCTCGCCCTCGACTTCGGCCAGGGACGCGGCCCGACCAGCGAGATCCTCTTGCTCCGAGACCTGCTCACGCTCCTACTGGAGGCGCCGCGTCGGGTCGATATCGCGATCGAGACCAAGCACCCGGTCAAGCAGGGGTGGCACCTCGAGGAGTCACTGGTCTCGGTGCTGCAGGATCTCGGCCTCGATGCACCCGAGCCGCATCAGCCGCACGTCCGGGTGATGTCGTTCTCGGTGCGTGCCGTACGCCGGATCGGTCGCCTGCTCCCTGGCTTGCCCCGCGTGTTGCTGTGCGAGCTCGGGATCAACCCGGCCGTACGCGCGGGGAGACTGCCGGACGGCGTACCGATCGTGGGGATCTCGGCGTCTTTGCTGCGTCGGGATCCGGACATCGTGGTGCGCCACCACGCACGCGGCCACCAGGTGCACGTCTACACCGTTGACCGCGCCGAGGACGTGGAGCGGTGCCTTCGTTCCGGTGTGGACGCGATCATCACCAACCGTCCAGCCCTGATCCGCGCGGCCGTGGATGCGGCCTCCTAA
- a CDS encoding VOC family protein: MAHIKRFDHIGITVADLDAATAFFVKLGLEIEGTGSVEGEFVETVCGIPGAVCDITMLKSPDGARLEVASFVTPDQVPGSPNAMANEVALRNVSFEVEDLQAAVDAVAEDGYGLVAGLGEFQGTVKMAYVRGPEGIVVSLFEYLT; this comes from the coding sequence ATGGCACACATCAAGCGCTTCGACCACATCGGCATCACCGTCGCGGACCTCGACGCGGCCACGGCGTTCTTCGTCAAGCTGGGCCTTGAGATCGAGGGCACCGGGTCCGTGGAGGGCGAGTTCGTGGAGACCGTCTGCGGCATCCCGGGTGCCGTGTGTGACATCACCATGCTGAAGTCGCCCGATGGAGCACGGCTGGAGGTCGCGAGCTTCGTGACACCCGATCAGGTGCCCGGATCGCCCAACGCGATGGCCAACGAGGTGGCGCTGCGCAACGTGTCGTTCGAGGTCGAGGATCTCCAGGCTGCTGTCGACGCGGTAGCCGAGGACGGGTACGGGCTCGTTGCCGGCCTCGGTGAGTTCCAGGGCACCGTCAAGATGGCGTACGTCCGTGGCCCCGAGGGGATCGTCGTGTCCCTGTTCGAGTACCTCACCTGA
- a CDS encoding phytanoyl-CoA dioxygenase family protein, whose amino-acid sequence MVSDSVKRTFETDGYAVVSGLFADDEVDRLRDHYMRARRRDRLPEDMVGVQPSSKDPLKRYPRMAQMHRWDDTSLQWLLDARLRAQLQTLVGNDPYAVQTMLYFKPPGARGQALHQDNFYLKAEPGTCIAAWMALDATDEDNGCLLVVPGSHRWPILCTTKADTAVSFTDVTVPMPDTKEAVPVRMAAGDVLFFNGSLVHGSAPNVTTDRFRRALIGHYIEGDAHQVAEYYHPALRMDGTPLELTVSEGGGPCGEWIDDETIELTGAQTLTRKHE is encoded by the coding sequence ATGGTGAGTGATTCAGTCAAGCGTACGTTCGAGACCGATGGGTACGCCGTCGTCAGCGGGCTCTTCGCCGACGACGAGGTCGACCGGTTGCGTGACCACTACATGAGGGCGCGTCGCCGGGACCGGCTGCCGGAGGACATGGTCGGGGTCCAGCCGAGCAGCAAGGACCCGTTGAAGCGCTATCCGCGGATGGCGCAGATGCACCGCTGGGACGACACGTCGCTGCAGTGGCTGCTCGATGCGCGGCTTCGGGCCCAGCTGCAGACGCTGGTCGGCAACGACCCGTACGCCGTCCAGACGATGCTCTACTTCAAGCCGCCCGGGGCACGCGGCCAGGCGTTGCACCAGGACAACTTCTACCTGAAGGCCGAGCCGGGCACCTGCATCGCAGCCTGGATGGCTCTCGATGCGACCGACGAGGACAACGGCTGCCTGCTCGTCGTGCCGGGCAGCCACCGCTGGCCGATCCTCTGTACGACCAAGGCGGACACGGCGGTCAGCTTCACCGACGTGACGGTCCCGATGCCGGACACCAAGGAGGCCGTGCCGGTGCGGATGGCGGCGGGCGACGTGCTCTTCTTCAACGGCTCACTCGTGCACGGCAGCGCGCCCAACGTCACCACCGACCGCTTCCGTCGCGCCCTGATCGGCCACTACATCGAGGGCGACGCCCACCAGGTCGCCGAGTACTACCACCCGGCGCTGCGGATGGATGGCACGCCGCTGGAGCTCACGGTCAGCGAGGGCGGCGGCCCGTGCGGTGAGTGGATCGACGACGAGACCATCGAGCTGACCGGTGCGCAGACGCTGACCCGCAAGCATGAGTAG
- a CDS encoding helix-turn-helix domain-containing protein — MEDHLLWCVLDGVGRLEVAGHDVALRPGVCFLLEPGDAPVAEHDPHRRLLVFGIHFETPDDVRLPHRWCATRDFDLLTGLARLAHDGHRRGDVRGLRQAVLGLEQILLMLHDDATRPTPSHVDTALADVVRDIRGDPGRRWTVPELATRTGLSRSQLTRRFTTYTGLPPARFVAQARVARARELIVETDLTVSQVATVLGYSDLGHFSRQYQRHTGRAPGADGRRSRVVDRADD, encoded by the coding sequence TTGGAGGACCACCTCCTGTGGTGCGTCCTCGACGGCGTCGGCCGGCTGGAGGTGGCCGGTCACGACGTCGCGCTCCGACCGGGCGTCTGCTTCCTCCTGGAGCCGGGTGACGCCCCGGTTGCCGAGCACGACCCGCACCGGCGGCTGCTCGTCTTCGGCATCCATTTCGAAACCCCAGACGATGTACGCCTGCCGCACCGTTGGTGCGCGACCCGCGACTTCGACCTGCTGACCGGGCTCGCTCGCCTCGCCCACGACGGGCACCGCCGAGGAGACGTGCGCGGGCTGCGGCAGGCGGTCCTCGGTCTCGAACAGATCCTGCTCATGCTCCACGACGACGCGACCCGGCCGACGCCGAGTCACGTGGACACGGCCCTGGCCGACGTCGTACGCGACATCCGTGGCGACCCGGGCCGACGCTGGACCGTGCCCGAGCTCGCGACGCGGACGGGTCTGTCGCGGTCGCAGCTCACGCGCCGGTTCACGACGTACACCGGTCTGCCGCCGGCTCGCTTCGTGGCGCAGGCGAGGGTCGCGCGGGCCCGCGAGCTGATCGTCGAGACGGATCTGACTGTCAGCCAGGTCGCGACTGTCCTGGGCTACAGCGACCTCGGCCACTTCAGCCGTCAGTACCAGCGCCACACCGGACGCGCACCCGGCGCCGACGGCCGCCGATCTAGGGTGGTCGACCGTGCCGACGACTGA
- a CDS encoding 3-hydroxyisobutyryl-CoA hydrolase, whose amino-acid sequence MPTTDSTSDVLLLREGALGRIVLNRPHAINALTEPMVTAVSEALREWASDETVQTVSIEGAGERGLSAGGDVVAVRRARLAGEDHTSFFRAEYAMNAALASFTKPVVAFQDGVVMGGGIGISSYASLRLVTERSRIAMPETGIGFFPDVGALYLLSRAPGEIGTHLALTGTTIGAADAVAAELSDTAVSSADWPDVLARLADGVPALRTTVPPSPSTLAGGRGWIDECYAGDEAVAIVARLLSHASPDAQAAGALIETRSPLSVAVTLEALRRATTMETVAEVLEQDLVLADRLVAGGDFVEGVRAQLVDKDRSPRWQHDSLGAVPRELVESYLANGAG is encoded by the coding sequence GTGCCGACGACTGACTCGACCAGCGACGTCCTGCTCCTGCGCGAAGGCGCACTCGGGCGGATCGTCCTCAACCGACCGCACGCCATCAACGCGCTCACCGAGCCGATGGTCACCGCCGTCTCCGAGGCACTGCGCGAGTGGGCGAGCGACGAGACCGTGCAGACCGTCTCCATCGAAGGCGCGGGCGAGCGCGGCCTGTCCGCGGGAGGCGACGTCGTGGCCGTACGCCGCGCCCGGCTGGCCGGCGAGGACCACACCTCCTTTTTCCGAGCCGAGTACGCCATGAATGCCGCCCTCGCGTCGTTCACGAAGCCGGTGGTCGCGTTCCAGGACGGCGTGGTCATGGGCGGCGGCATCGGCATCTCGTCGTACGCCAGCCTCCGCCTTGTCACTGAGCGCTCGCGAATCGCTATGCCCGAGACGGGAATTGGCTTCTTTCCGGATGTGGGCGCGCTCTACCTCCTCTCCCGTGCGCCGGGCGAGATCGGCACCCACCTCGCGCTGACCGGTACGACGATCGGTGCCGCCGACGCCGTCGCCGCCGAGCTGTCCGACACGGCGGTGAGCTCCGCGGACTGGCCGGACGTGCTCGCCCGGCTGGCGGACGGCGTACCCGCACTGCGGACCACGGTCCCTCCGTCGCCGAGCACGCTCGCGGGTGGCCGCGGGTGGATCGACGAGTGCTACGCCGGGGACGAGGCGGTCGCGATCGTCGCCCGGCTCCTCTCGCACGCGTCGCCGGATGCGCAGGCCGCCGGCGCCCTCATCGAGACGCGCTCGCCGTTATCTGTGGCCGTGACCCTGGAGGCGTTGCGGCGGGCGACGACGATGGAGACGGTCGCCGAGGTGCTTGAGCAGGACCTGGTGCTGGCCGATCGACTGGTGGCCGGGGGCGACTTCGTGGAGGGCGTACGCGCCCAGCTGGTCGACAAGGACCGCTCGCCGCGGTGGCAGCACGACTCGCTCGGCGCGGTCCCGCGCGAGCTGGTGGAGTCGTACTTAGCGAACGGCGCCGGTTGA
- a CDS encoding MerR family transcriptional regulator → MTTATIIDQALANRVGNEPVTVEQVTALLNADEVTEPMTVAQVAELLDLSPHTLRYYERIGLVSVPRSQSGHRVYDADSVRRITFLTRMRLSGMSIRDLKEYVDLAAQGESTAPQRLELMQSHRDRIARQIEELQLSLAVTDYKISAYGGICSP, encoded by the coding sequence ATGACCACCGCGACGATCATCGATCAGGCCCTCGCCAATCGCGTCGGCAACGAACCCGTCACCGTCGAGCAGGTGACCGCGCTGCTCAATGCCGATGAGGTCACCGAGCCGATGACCGTCGCCCAGGTTGCCGAGCTGCTCGACCTCAGCCCGCACACCCTGCGCTACTACGAACGCATCGGCCTCGTGTCGGTGCCACGGTCACAGTCGGGCCACCGGGTCTATGACGCAGACTCGGTGCGACGGATCACGTTCCTGACGCGAATGCGCCTGTCAGGTATGTCGATTCGCGATCTCAAGGAGTACGTCGACCTCGCCGCACAGGGCGAGTCCACAGCACCGCAGCGACTGGAGCTCATGCAGTCGCACCGCGACCGGATCGCCCGGCAGATCGAGGAGCTGCAGCTCTCGCTCGCGGTCACCGACTACAAGATCTCCGCCTACGGCGGCATCTGCTCCCCCTAG
- a CDS encoding aldo/keto reductase — protein sequence MSTQIPRRSIGDLEVSALGLGCMGMSFAYGEADRDEALATLNRALDLGVNLLDTADMYGNGHNEQLLAEVLRTRRDEVVLATKFGILTDPETSMPNGQVDGSAAYARKAVDASLSRLGVDQIDLYYLHRPDPQVPIEESVGAMAQMVDAGKVRQIGLSEASAETLRRANAVHQIAAVQTEWSIFSRDIERAVVPTARELGTTVVAYSPLGRGLLTGSAAAAKPGDDDFRSTLPRWQGDNLDKNVALVERIREIADGVDSTPGQVALAWLLAQGEDVVPIPGTKRRKYLEENVKAATLVVPQSALDELSALEPAGDRTPDMSWVERDTVAAG from the coding sequence ATGAGCACCCAGATCCCCCGCCGCAGCATCGGTGACCTCGAGGTGTCCGCGCTCGGCCTCGGCTGCATGGGCATGTCGTTCGCCTATGGCGAGGCCGACCGCGACGAAGCCCTCGCGACCCTCAACCGCGCGCTCGACCTCGGCGTGAACCTGCTCGACACCGCCGACATGTACGGCAACGGCCACAACGAGCAGCTGCTCGCCGAGGTCCTGCGCACCCGTCGCGACGAGGTCGTGCTGGCCACGAAGTTCGGCATCCTGACCGACCCCGAGACATCGATGCCCAATGGGCAGGTCGACGGCTCGGCGGCGTACGCCCGCAAGGCCGTTGACGCCTCGCTCTCTCGTCTGGGCGTGGACCAGATCGACCTCTACTACCTGCACCGCCCGGACCCGCAGGTGCCGATCGAGGAGTCCGTCGGCGCGATGGCGCAGATGGTCGACGCAGGCAAGGTCCGGCAGATCGGTCTGTCCGAGGCATCCGCGGAGACGCTGCGCCGCGCGAACGCCGTCCACCAGATCGCGGCCGTGCAGACCGAGTGGTCCATCTTCAGCCGCGACATCGAGCGGGCCGTCGTCCCGACCGCGCGCGAGCTCGGCACCACCGTGGTGGCGTACTCGCCGCTCGGTCGGGGCCTGCTCACCGGTTCAGCGGCGGCAGCAAAGCCGGGTGACGACGACTTCCGGTCGACGCTGCCGCGCTGGCAGGGCGACAACCTGGACAAGAACGTCGCGCTGGTCGAGCGGATCCGCGAGATCGCAGACGGCGTCGACTCCACGCCGGGTCAGGTCGCGCTGGCCTGGCTGCTCGCCCAGGGTGAGGACGTCGTACCGATCCCTGGAACGAAGCGCCGGAAGTACCTCGAGGAGAACGTAAAGGCGGCCACCCTCGTGGTCCCGCAAAGCGCGCTCGATGAGCTGTCCGCGCTGGAGCCGGCCGGCGACCGTACGCCGGACATGAGCTGGGTCGAGCGCGACACCGTCGCCGCCGGCTGA
- a CDS encoding UDP-N-acetylmuramoyl-L-alanyl-D-glutamate--2,6-diaminopimelate ligase: MLLDHAALGDILGVDVPESVTSVGAVTHDSRDVVPGGAFVAIPGFLVDGVDFVPQALSRGASLVVAEREVPGVPTAIVPDARTALARLAVEVTGRPSEKLTVYGITGTNGKTTSSYVLHAILSAAYGTDHTGLMTTAEIAVGDSREVSERTTGEAPIVQGNLARMVDAGVQHVVLETSSHGIHLHRVLGTHYAAALFTNLTRDHIDLHGTMEDYYLTKRRLFEWTAGPKLSNVDDVYGKRLAEEIPGTLTFGLSENADYRIVGERVEGGGTAFELQTPRGMLELKTPLLGDYNVHNVAGASAIALEMGMDPEVLVRAVETMDQVPGRFERVPAALDHGIEVVVDYAHTDIGLQAVLDVARDVAQARGADARVICIYGAAGDRDKAKRPLMGQVASRLADVGIITTDDAYSEDPQAIADEVATGADLSRTTIVLDRRKAIELALSQARPGDVVVVAGKGHERVQHLPDGDIEFHDATVVNELLATPAG, encoded by the coding sequence GTGCTTCTTGACCACGCGGCCCTGGGCGACATCCTCGGCGTTGATGTCCCAGAGTCCGTGACATCGGTGGGCGCGGTCACTCATGACTCCCGCGATGTCGTGCCGGGCGGTGCCTTCGTGGCCATTCCCGGATTCCTCGTGGACGGCGTCGACTTCGTGCCCCAGGCGCTCTCGCGTGGTGCCTCCTTGGTCGTCGCCGAGCGTGAGGTCCCGGGCGTACCGACCGCGATCGTCCCTGATGCCCGTACGGCCCTCGCTCGCCTGGCCGTCGAGGTCACCGGTCGCCCGTCCGAGAAGCTCACCGTCTATGGCATCACCGGCACCAACGGCAAGACCACGAGCTCGTACGTCCTGCACGCCATCCTGAGTGCGGCGTACGGCACCGATCACACGGGTCTGATGACGACGGCCGAGATCGCGGTCGGCGACTCGCGTGAGGTGTCCGAGCGGACCACTGGTGAGGCGCCCATCGTCCAGGGCAACCTCGCGCGGATGGTCGACGCCGGCGTACAGCACGTCGTCCTGGAGACTTCCTCGCACGGCATCCACTTGCACCGTGTGCTCGGAACCCATTACGCCGCAGCGCTTTTCACCAACCTCACGCGTGACCACATTGACCTGCACGGCACGATGGAGGACTACTACCTCACGAAGCGTCGGCTCTTCGAGTGGACGGCCGGGCCGAAGCTCAGCAACGTCGACGACGTCTACGGCAAGCGGCTCGCAGAGGAGATCCCGGGCACGCTGACGTTCGGTCTGTCCGAGAACGCCGACTACCGGATTGTCGGCGAGCGCGTCGAGGGCGGCGGGACGGCGTTCGAGCTGCAGACGCCGCGCGGGATGCTCGAGCTCAAGACGCCGCTGCTGGGTGACTACAACGTGCACAACGTCGCGGGTGCGTCGGCGATCGCGCTCGAGATGGGCATGGACCCCGAGGTGCTGGTGCGCGCGGTCGAGACGATGGACCAGGTGCCCGGTCGTTTCGAGCGGGTGCCGGCGGCGCTGGATCACGGCATCGAGGTCGTCGTCGACTACGCCCACACCGACATCGGCCTGCAGGCCGTGCTCGACGTGGCGCGCGATGTCGCCCAGGCCCGGGGCGCCGACGCTCGCGTCATCTGCATCTACGGCGCCGCCGGTGACCGCGACAAGGCCAAGCGCCCCCTGATGGGTCAGGTCGCGTCGCGGCTGGCTGATGTGGGCATCATCACCACGGACGACGCCTACTCCGAGGACCCGCAGGCCATCGCCGATGAGGTCGCCACGGGAGCCGACCTCAGTCGTACGACGATCGTGCTGGACCGGCGCAAGGCGATCGAGCTGGCGCTCTCGCAGGCTCGGCCCGGCGATGTGGTGGTCGTGGCCGGCAAGGGGCACGAGCGGGTGCAGCACCTGCCCGATGGCGACATCGAGTTCCACGACGCGACCGTCGTCAACGAGCTGCTCGCCACCCCCGCAGGTTGA
- a CDS encoding MBL fold metallo-hydrolase, with amino-acid sequence MTSMTTPHHWAPVSRCDVASLTVTVLGSCGAWPEPGRACSGLVVEADGAAVLLDLGWGTLPRLLTHLDSAVAAGLEAVVITHDHPDHTGDLAGLLRARWYAGRDLPPLPLFCPSAVFERLAAVEKGGGLAMAHVFDWRGTPDTAEVGAFHLSLRQLPHYVDNVGVRVTSGAGTIAYTGDTGPDDAVAELGRDADVFIVDATDRHQQDGVPSAEAGTPAYNLTAAEAGQLAERARARRLLLTHFWPGNHRERSRQDAAAHFSGDVLLADEGLSVTV; translated from the coding sequence ATGACCTCGATGACGACGCCCCATCACTGGGCGCCCGTGTCACGATGCGATGTGGCTTCCCTCACGGTGACCGTGCTCGGCAGCTGCGGCGCGTGGCCGGAGCCAGGACGGGCCTGCTCCGGACTCGTCGTCGAGGCCGATGGCGCCGCGGTACTGCTCGATCTCGGCTGGGGCACGCTGCCGAGGCTGCTGACGCATCTGGACTCAGCGGTCGCTGCGGGGCTTGAGGCGGTCGTCATCACCCATGACCACCCGGACCACACCGGCGACCTGGCCGGCCTGCTGCGGGCCCGCTGGTACGCCGGACGGGACCTTCCTCCCCTGCCGCTGTTCTGTCCCTCGGCCGTGTTCGAACGCCTCGCTGCTGTCGAGAAGGGCGGCGGGCTCGCGATGGCGCACGTCTTCGACTGGCGGGGTACGCCGGACACGGCCGAGGTGGGCGCGTTCCACCTCTCGTTGCGGCAGCTCCCGCACTACGTGGACAACGTGGGCGTCCGGGTGACGTCCGGCGCCGGCACGATCGCGTACACCGGCGACACCGGACCGGACGACGCGGTGGCGGAGCTCGGACGTGATGCGGACGTGTTCATCGTGGACGCCACCGACCGTCACCAGCAGGACGGAGTCCCGAGCGCGGAGGCGGGCACACCGGCGTACAACCTGACGGCAGCCGAGGCGGGACAGCTCGCGGAGCGCGCGAGGGCTCGACGTCTCCTGCTCACCCATTTCTGGCCGGGCAACCACCGCGAGCGCAGTCGCCAGGACGCCGCGGCACACTTCTCCGGAGACGTGCTGCTCGCGGACGAAGGGCTGTCGGTCACCGTTTGA